Proteins encoded by one window of Candidatus Pelagibacter giovannonii:
- the ftsY gene encoding signal recognition particle-docking protein FtsY, translated as MGIFDKFKIGFKKSASAFTSGLREIIVKKEIDDKTLDQIEEYLIQSDVGLVAAEEIKKIIGQEKIDPNKDILNEVNLILRDYIITLMKPLENENFFNKKEKLNAVLISGVNGVGKTTTIGKVGKILKSNGNKVMFSACDTFRAAAIEQLESWANKIDVQITKSTQGSDPASVAYKAIEEALKGDFNHVLIDTAGRLQNKKNLMEEYKKIANVTKKIDPDAPHDVILVLDATSGQNVINQVEEFNKIIPLTGLIMTKLDGTAKGGILLALAKKYKLPIIALGLGEKEDDLQIFNAEKFAEAFTQIN; from the coding sequence ATGGGAATTTTTGATAAATTTAAAATTGGCTTTAAAAAAAGTGCCTCTGCATTTACGTCTGGTTTAAGAGAGATAATTGTCAAAAAAGAAATAGATGACAAAACATTAGATCAAATTGAAGAATATCTAATTCAATCAGATGTTGGTCTTGTTGCAGCTGAAGAAATTAAGAAAATTATTGGTCAAGAAAAAATAGATCCAAATAAAGATATCTTGAATGAAGTAAATTTAATTCTAAGAGACTATATAATCACTTTAATGAAACCTTTGGAAAATGAGAATTTTTTTAATAAAAAAGAAAAACTTAATGCGGTCCTAATATCAGGGGTTAATGGGGTAGGAAAAACAACAACTATTGGAAAAGTTGGTAAAATTTTAAAATCTAATGGTAACAAAGTTATGTTTTCTGCCTGCGATACATTTAGAGCAGCTGCTATAGAACAATTAGAAAGTTGGGCTAATAAAATTGATGTGCAAATTACAAAATCTACTCAAGGGTCCGACCCCGCATCAGTTGCCTACAAGGCAATTGAAGAAGCATTAAAGGGTGATTTTAATCATGTTTTAATTGATACAGCTGGAAGATTACAAAATAAAAAAAATTTAATGGAAGAATATAAAAAAATTGCCAATGTGACTAAAAAGATAGATCCAGATGCTCCTCACGATGTAATCCTAGTGCTTGATGCAACCTCTGGCCAGAATGTAATCAATCAAGTGGAAGAATTTAATAAAATTATACCCCTTACCGGTTTGATCATGACAAAATTAGATGGTACCGCAAAAGGAGGAATTTTATTAGCACTTGCTAAAAAATATAAGCTTCCCATAATTGCTCTTGGACTTGGTGAAAAAGAAGATGATTTACAAATTTTCAATGCAGAAAAATTTGCTGAAGCGTTTACTCAAATTAATTAA
- the dapF gene encoding diaminopimelate epimerase, translated as MDIKAFKMDGLGNDFVIIDQRSQDFNLNENQIIKVCDRSFIGCDQLILIKKNKEIDADIEFYNSDGSVSGACGNGTRCVADLLSKESGKKEITLLTASGSLKSKILGNNLVETEIGVPKVNWQEIPLSKQLDTQDLKIEIVDRKNTKHIGGTAINVGNPHIIFFVDDIEAFDLQSIGPKIENHPLFPEKCNVTLAKVVNRNLIKVKVWERGSGLTKACGTAACATAAAANINNLVEKTTDIAFALGNLTISIDERNSIHMKGPVSDIKNIDIKL; from the coding sequence ATGGATATTAAAGCATTTAAAATGGATGGTTTAGGCAATGATTTTGTAATTATTGATCAAAGAAGCCAAGATTTCAATTTAAACGAAAATCAAATAATTAAGGTATGTGATCGTAGTTTTATTGGATGTGATCAACTCATCCTAATTAAGAAAAATAAAGAAATAGATGCAGATATAGAATTCTATAATTCAGATGGAAGTGTATCTGGAGCTTGTGGAAATGGTACTAGGTGTGTGGCAGATCTTCTATCAAAAGAAAGTGGTAAAAAAGAAATAACACTCTTAACAGCTTCAGGTTCTCTAAAATCAAAAATTTTAGGAAATAATTTAGTTGAGACCGAAATAGGTGTACCAAAAGTTAATTGGCAAGAGATTCCTTTAAGTAAGCAACTAGATACACAAGACTTAAAAATTGAAATTGTAGACAGAAAAAATACCAAGCATATTGGTGGAACAGCCATAAATGTAGGCAATCCACACATAATTTTTTTTGTAGACGATATAGAGGCATTTGACTTACAAAGTATTGGTCCAAAAATTGAAAATCACCCACTATTTCCAGAAAAATGTAATGTGACCCTGGCCAAAGTTGTGAATAGAAATTTAATAAAAGTAAAAGTTTGGGAAAGAGGATCTGGACTTACTAAGGCTTGTGGTACGGCAGCTTGTGCAACGGCTGCAGCAGCTAATATTAATAATCTAGTAGAAAAAACTACAGATATAGCGTTTGCATTAGGTAATTTAACAATTTCTATTGATGAAAGAAATAGTATTCACATGAAAGGACCTGTGTCTGATATCAAAAATATTGACATTAAATTATAA
- the ffh gene encoding signal recognition particle protein yields MFENLTNKFEEIFSSLKKAASLDENQVDEGLRAIRQALLEADVSLDVAKDFIAKVKPKVLGKEIIRSTSPGDMVVKIVYDELVSLLGESNTDINLNAVPPVPMMLVGLQGSGKTTTTAKLAKYLEKNKKKKIMMVSLDVYRPAAQEQLRSLGEQNDILTLPIIEGQLPADICRRAVSAANLNGAEIILFDTAGRTQIDLQMMSEIKQIESIIKPTEVFLVADSLTGQVAAEVAKEFKNTVNVTGIVLTRADGDARGGAALSMKYVSQVPIKFLGVGEKIENLEVFHPDRIANRILGMGDIVSLVEKAAEDLGEENIKKAEESLKKGQFSMEDYLTQLRQMKKMGGIEGIMSFMPGVSKMKSQMDASGIDESVITKNEAIILSMTKKERGNPKIIDGSRKKRIANGSGTDAATINKLLKQFKMMSEMMKKMSKGNLKGMSDKGIPPELLNQLK; encoded by the coding sequence ATGTTTGAAAACTTAACAAATAAATTCGAAGAAATTTTTTCTTCTTTAAAAAAAGCAGCTTCACTTGATGAGAATCAAGTAGATGAGGGTTTAAGAGCTATTAGGCAGGCTCTATTAGAAGCTGATGTATCATTAGATGTAGCTAAAGATTTTATAGCAAAAGTTAAACCAAAAGTTTTAGGAAAAGAAATAATTAGATCAACTTCTCCTGGGGATATGGTTGTTAAAATTGTTTATGATGAACTAGTAAGCCTTTTAGGTGAAAGCAACACAGATATTAATTTAAATGCAGTTCCACCAGTCCCAATGATGCTGGTAGGTCTTCAAGGTTCCGGTAAAACTACAACAACAGCAAAATTAGCCAAATATTTAGAAAAAAATAAAAAGAAAAAGATAATGATGGTCAGTCTTGATGTGTATAGGCCAGCCGCACAAGAACAACTAAGATCATTAGGAGAGCAAAATGATATTTTAACACTACCCATTATTGAAGGCCAGCTACCGGCAGATATTTGTCGAAGAGCAGTAAGTGCTGCAAACCTAAATGGTGCAGAGATTATATTATTTGATACAGCAGGCAGAACACAAATAGACCTTCAGATGATGAGTGAGATTAAACAAATAGAAAGTATAATTAAGCCAACAGAAGTATTTTTAGTTGCTGATTCTTTAACGGGACAGGTTGCTGCAGAAGTTGCAAAAGAATTTAAGAATACTGTAAATGTAACGGGTATTGTTTTAACAAGAGCTGATGGTGATGCAAGAGGTGGTGCGGCTCTTAGTATGAAATATGTTTCTCAAGTACCAATTAAGTTTTTAGGGGTAGGAGAAAAAATAGAAAATTTAGAGGTTTTTCACCCAGATAGAATAGCTAATAGAATATTAGGTATGGGAGACATCGTTTCTCTTGTCGAAAAAGCTGCAGAAGATCTTGGTGAAGAGAATATAAAAAAAGCAGAAGAGAGTTTAAAAAAAGGACAATTCTCTATGGAAGATTATTTAACACAGCTTAGACAAATGAAAAAAATGGGAGGCATAGAAGGAATTATGTCGTTTATGCCAGGTGTTTCTAAAATGAAATCACAAATGGATGCTTCGGGAATTGATGAAAGCGTTATTACCAAAAATGAAGCAATCATTTTATCTATGACAAAAAAAGAAAGAGGAAATCCTAAAATCATTGATGGTTCTAGGAAAAAAAGAATTGCTAATGGCTCTGGAACAGATGCGGCCACTATCAATAAATTGCTTAAGCAATTTAAAATGATGTCTGAAATGATGAAGAAGATGTCAAAAGGAAACCTGAAGGGTATGTCTGATAAAGGAATACCTCCAGAGCTACTAAATCAACTTAAATAA
- the rpsP gene encoding 30S ribosomal protein S16 — MIKIRLSRGGTKKRPVYKVVIADSRRARDGRFIEKVGFFNPLLPKDKKERVGLEAERIKYWLGQGAQPTTRVARILGENGIIAMPANGSNPSKAIPKKERKKEGDETAPAAAPSAAEAPSAAEAPKEEAPKAEAAPAAEAPKAEAPKAEAPKAEAAPAAEAPKAEAPKEEAK; from the coding sequence ATGATAAAAATAAGACTATCAAGAGGTGGAACAAAGAAAAGACCAGTATACAAGGTAGTTATAGCCGACAGTCGTCGTGCAAGAGATGGAAGGTTTATTGAGAAAGTAGGATTCTTTAACCCTCTTTTACCAAAAGATAAAAAAGAAAGAGTAGGGCTAGAAGCAGAAAGAATTAAATATTGGTTAGGTCAAGGTGCTCAACCAACTACTAGAGTTGCAAGAATTTTAGGTGAAAATGGTATTATAGCAATGCCTGCAAACGGTAGTAATCCAAGTAAAGCTATTCCTAAAAAAGAAAGAAAAAAAGAAGGAGACGAAACAGCTCCAGCAGCAGCTCCATCAGCAGCAGAAGCTCCATCAGCAGCAGAAGCTCCAAAGGAAGAAGCTCCTAAAGCAGAAGCAGCACCAGCAGCAGAAGCTCCTAAAGCAGAAGCTCCTAAAGCAGAAGCTCCTAAAGCAGAAGCAGCACCAGCAGCAGAAGCTCCTAAAGCAGAAGCTCCAAAGGAAGAAGCTAAATAG
- the trmD gene encoding tRNA (guanosine(37)-N1)-methyltransferase TrmD: MWQAKIFTLYPDFFPGPLNKGLYGKALTNKIWDLKVVNIREAAEDKHKTVDDTPFGGGSGMLLKADILAKSLDENKKDGERIFYLSPKGKKLDQKLALELSKEKSISLVCGHFEGVDERLLSTRNIEELSIGDFILSGGETAAFVVLDSVLRLLPGVLGNEHSKTDESFENGLLEYPQYTKPQIWEEKSVPEVLLSGDHNKIKDWRLSQSEAITRVRRPDLWKKYKKN; encoded by the coding sequence ATGTGGCAAGCGAAGATATTCACACTCTATCCAGATTTTTTTCCTGGCCCTTTAAATAAAGGGCTATATGGAAAAGCTTTAACAAATAAAATTTGGGATTTAAAAGTTGTCAATATAAGAGAGGCCGCTGAGGACAAACATAAAACAGTAGACGATACTCCTTTTGGAGGCGGATCTGGAATGTTATTGAAAGCTGACATTTTAGCAAAATCACTTGATGAAAATAAAAAAGATGGAGAAAGAATTTTTTATTTATCACCAAAAGGAAAAAAACTTGATCAGAAATTAGCATTAGAATTATCAAAAGAAAAATCTATTAGTTTAGTTTGTGGTCATTTTGAAGGTGTTGATGAAAGGTTGTTGTCTACAAGGAATATAGAAGAGCTTAGCATAGGAGATTTTATTTTATCTGGGGGAGAAACAGCAGCATTTGTTGTTTTAGATAGTGTTCTTAGATTGCTTCCGGGTGTCTTGGGAAATGAACATTCAAAGACTGATGAGAGTTTTGAGAATGGACTTTTGGAGTATCCACAGTACACAAAACCTCAAATTTGGGAGGAAAAAAGTGTTCCAGAAGTGCTATTATCAGGAGATCATAACAAAATTAAAGACTGGCGTTTATCACAATCAGAGGCTATAACACGCGTCCGAAGACCAGATTTATGGAAAAAATATAAGAAAAATTAA
- the rplS gene encoding 50S ribosomal protein L19, translating into MKTIEEINQHNVKKILTEKKIPDFFPGDVIKVGVRITEGKKDRIQYFEGVCIARKNRDINSSFTVRKISFGEGVERTFPLYGTVIDTITVIRHGKVRRAKLYYLRDRTGKSARIAEKIRKKIGIEVDVKPETVTEETLAPVAVESEKQTEVQAEPVKQAEVQAEPKIEKTEEKK; encoded by the coding sequence ATGAAAACAATTGAAGAAATAAACCAACATAACGTTAAAAAAATACTAACTGAGAAGAAAATTCCAGATTTTTTCCCAGGAGATGTAATAAAAGTTGGTGTTAGAATTACAGAAGGTAAAAAAGACAGAATTCAATATTTTGAAGGTGTGTGTATAGCTAGAAAAAACAGGGATATAAATTCTTCATTTACAGTTAGAAAAATTTCATTTGGTGAAGGTGTTGAAAGAACATTTCCACTGTATGGTACAGTTATAGATACAATTACAGTTATCCGTCATGGTAAAGTTAGAAGAGCAAAATTATATTACCTAAGAGACAGAACAGGTAAATCAGCTAGAATTGCAGAAAAAATTAGAAAAAAAATTGGTATAGAAGTTGACGTTAAACCAGAAACGGTAACAGAAGAAACTTTAGCACCAGTGGCTGTAGAATCAGAAAAACAAACAGAAGTTCAAGCAGAACCTGTAAAACAAGCAGAGGTTCAAGCAGAACCAAAAATAGAAAAAACAGAAGAAAAAAAATAA
- the leuC gene encoding 3-isopropylmalate dehydratase large subunit, protein MPLTLYDKIWNDHLVDQQDDGTTLLFVDRHLVHEVTSPQAFEGLRNSNRKVRQPGLTLAVADHNVPTTDRSKGIADAESKIQVDTLESNCKEFGVQYLGMNDKRQGIVHIIGPEQGFTQPGTVIVCGDSHTATHGAFGALAFGIGTSEVEHVLATQTLVQKKAKNFRINVNGKLPIGVTSKDVILQIIGNIGTAGGTGSVIEYAGSLISSLSVEQRMTICNMTIEGGARAGLIAPDEKIFEYLKGKPMSPKNDNWDKAMKYWESLKTDDGAKFDKEINLVAEDILPMITWGTSPQDVITIDGKVPNPKNEQDEDKKNSLERSLNYMGLEADTLATDIKIDKVFIGSCTNGRIEDLREAAKILKDKKKASHVHAMVVPGSGLVKEQAEQEGLDKIFIASGFEWREPGCSMCLAMNADKLKPEERCASTSNRNFEGRQGRGGRTHLVSPGMAAAAAISGNLDDVRKYQN, encoded by the coding sequence ATGCCTTTAACTCTTTACGATAAAATTTGGAATGATCATTTAGTAGATCAACAAGATGATGGTACGACATTATTATTTGTTGATCGACATTTAGTACATGAAGTGACAAGTCCACAGGCTTTTGAAGGATTAAGAAATTCTAACAGAAAAGTTAGACAACCTGGCTTAACACTAGCAGTTGCAGATCATAATGTTCCAACTACCGATAGATCAAAAGGAATAGCAGATGCAGAATCTAAAATTCAAGTAGATACCTTAGAAAGCAATTGTAAAGAATTTGGAGTTCAATATTTAGGAATGAACGACAAGAGACAAGGAATTGTTCATATCATTGGTCCAGAACAAGGTTTTACGCAACCTGGTACAGTAATTGTTTGTGGAGACAGTCACACAGCAACACATGGTGCATTTGGTGCTTTAGCATTTGGAATTGGTACCTCAGAAGTAGAACATGTTCTAGCAACACAAACATTGGTCCAAAAAAAAGCAAAGAATTTTAGAATTAATGTTAACGGAAAACTTCCTATTGGTGTTACCTCTAAAGACGTAATCTTACAAATTATAGGAAATATTGGAACTGCAGGGGGAACAGGGTCTGTCATTGAATATGCTGGTAGCCTAATTTCATCTTTAAGTGTAGAGCAACGAATGACAATTTGTAATATGACTATTGAAGGAGGAGCAAGAGCAGGATTAATTGCTCCAGATGAAAAAATATTTGAATATTTAAAGGGTAAACCGATGTCTCCAAAAAATGACAATTGGGATAAGGCTATGAAATATTGGGAAAGTTTAAAAACTGATGATGGAGCTAAATTTGATAAAGAAATCAACTTAGTTGCAGAAGATATTTTACCGATGATTACTTGGGGAACCTCTCCACAAGATGTAATCACTATAGATGGAAAAGTTCCAAACCCTAAAAATGAACAAGATGAGGACAAAAAAAATTCTTTAGAAAGGTCGTTAAATTACATGGGTTTAGAGGCTGATACACTAGCTACGGACATTAAGATTGATAAGGTTTTTATAGGAAGTTGTACGAATGGCAGAATTGAAGATTTAAGGGAAGCTGCGAAAATATTAAAAGATAAAAAGAAGGCGTCCCATGTTCATGCAATGGTTGTTCCAGGCTCAGGCTTAGTTAAAGAGCAGGCAGAGCAGGAAGGCTTAGATAAAATATTTATAGCTTCAGGTTTTGAATGGAGAGAGCCTGGTTGTTCAATGTGTCTTGCAATGAATGCAGATAAATTAAAACCAGAAGAAAGATGTGCCTCAACTTCAAACAGAAACTTTGAAGGAAGACAAGGTAGAGGTGGCAGAACACATTTAGTAAGCCCTGGAATGGCAGCAGCAGCTGCAATTTCTGGAAACTTAGATGATGTTAGGAAGTATCAAAACTAA
- the leuD gene encoding 3-isopropylmalate dehydratase small subunit has protein sequence MQKFNSLTSIPAYLPIVNIDTDMIIPKQFLKTIKRTGLGKNLFFEMRYDDNGNEIKDFILNQEPHNQSKILIAGKNFGCGSSREHAPWALLDFGITCVISSSYADIFYSNCFKNGILPITLPEEKIKELSEYSKRKEEISIDLNEEKIIFGNSEIKFDIDPFKKKCLLEGLDDIALSLAKKEKITTFEENLKNNKPWIFNDKN, from the coding sequence ATGCAAAAATTCAATTCACTTACAAGTATCCCAGCATATTTACCAATAGTAAATATTGATACAGATATGATTATTCCAAAACAATTTCTTAAAACAATTAAAAGAACAGGGTTAGGAAAAAACTTATTTTTTGAAATGAGGTATGATGATAATGGAAATGAAATAAAAGATTTTATTCTAAATCAAGAACCTCACAATCAATCAAAAATACTAATTGCAGGAAAAAATTTTGGCTGTGGTTCATCAAGAGAGCATGCTCCCTGGGCACTTTTAGATTTTGGAATTACATGTGTGATAAGCTCTAGTTATGCTGATATTTTTTACAGCAACTGTTTCAAAAATGGAATTTTACCAATTACCTTACCAGAAGAAAAAATAAAAGAATTATCAGAATATTCAAAAAGAAAAGAAGAAATTTCAATAGACTTAAATGAAGAAAAAATAATTTTTGGAAATAGTGAAATTAAGTTTGATATTGATCCATTTAAGAAAAAATGTTTATTAGAGGGACTTGATGATATTGCGCTGTCATTAGCCAAAAAAGAAAAAATTACAACCTTTGAAGAAAACCTAAAAAATAATAAACCATGGATATTTAATGATAAAAATTAA
- the leuB gene encoding 3-isopropylmalate dehydrogenase has translation MIKIKKRKILLLPGDGIGPEVIQEVKKVILWLNSNKSLDFEIDEDLAGGCSYDKHGTPITDEVFYKALESEFVMLGAVGGPKWDNLDFSKKPERALLKLRKELKLFANLRPAICFEQLVDASTLKPEIVSGLDIMIVRELTGGIYFGEPRGIKPIENGERKGINTHSYTTSEIVRVAKVAFDLARKRSNQVTSCEKSNVMEAGQLWKEEVQELHDKEYKDVELSHMLADNCAMQLLKNPKQFDVIVTDNLFGDMLSDQASMLTGSLGLLPSASLGAKNKDGEMRAMYEPIHGSAPDIAGKEIANPIASILSFAMALRYSLDLDSEADALEKAVQDVLNDGLRTKDILSEGKKEVSTSAMGDAIISKLQ, from the coding sequence ATGATAAAAATTAAAAAAAGAAAGATTTTACTTTTACCAGGGGATGGCATTGGACCTGAGGTTATTCAAGAAGTTAAAAAAGTTATTTTATGGTTGAATTCAAATAAATCTTTAGATTTTGAAATTGATGAAGATTTAGCTGGTGGTTGCTCTTACGATAAGCATGGAACACCAATTACAGATGAAGTTTTTTACAAAGCTTTAGAAAGTGAATTTGTTATGTTAGGTGCGGTCGGTGGACCAAAATGGGATAACTTGGATTTTTCAAAGAAACCAGAAAGAGCCTTGTTAAAATTAAGAAAAGAATTGAAATTATTTGCAAATTTAAGACCTGCGATTTGTTTTGAACAATTAGTTGATGCCTCAACACTAAAACCAGAAATCGTATCTGGATTAGATATTATGATAGTGAGAGAATTAACAGGTGGAATTTATTTTGGTGAACCAAGAGGAATCAAGCCAATAGAAAATGGTGAAAGAAAAGGGATTAACACACATTCATATACAACTAGCGAAATAGTTAGAGTAGCAAAAGTAGCTTTTGATCTAGCAAGAAAGAGATCAAATCAGGTTACTTCATGTGAAAAGTCAAATGTAATGGAGGCCGGACAACTTTGGAAAGAAGAAGTTCAAGAGTTACACGACAAAGAATATAAAGATGTAGAATTAAGTCATATGCTTGCTGACAATTGTGCAATGCAATTATTAAAAAACCCAAAGCAATTTGATGTAATTGTTACTGATAATTTATTTGGAGACATGCTTTCCGATCAAGCCTCAATGTTAACGGGATCCCTAGGTTTATTACCATCAGCTTCTTTAGGTGCAAAAAATAAAGATGGAGAAATGAGAGCTATGTATGAACCTATTCATGGTTCTGCACCGGATATTGCTGGAAAAGAGATTGCAAACCCAATAGCCTCGATTTTAAGTTTTGCAATGGCTTTAAGATACTCACTGGATTTAGATAGTGAAGCTGATGCTTTAGAAAAAGCTGTGCAAGATGTCTTAAATGATGGTCTTAGAACAAAAGATATTCTTTCTGAGGGAAAAAAAGAAGTATCAACATCAGCTATGGGTGATGCGATAATTTCAAAATTGCAATAA
- a CDS encoding acyl-CoA dehydrogenase family protein — MPNYTAPVEDMMFLFDKLRNNKNYNDLEKYKEVNSELVKDILEEAAKINQNLILPLAKSGDENPTVLENGVVITPPGYKEAYSKYIEDGWTSLSCDPKYGGQGMPKTVSAFFDEMLSSASLSFKLYSELSIGAYNCISHHATDEIKEKYLPKMVEGKWSGTMCLTEPVCGTDLGLLKTKAIEQSDGTFKLSGQKIFITSGDQDLTENIIHLVIARVADSPAGTKGISLFLVPKFLVNEDGSIGPRNGVSTGSIESKMGIKGSATCVLNFDDATGYMIGLKNKGLNAMFTMMNLERIVVGIQGLGISEIAYQNSLSYAKERKQGKTNNTKSTNGADFIIEHADIRKSLLNMKSIIEGERALCFWLSQQTEVSLYHPDEKIKQEASDLVSLMTPVVKTMFSDMGMEITSEAMQVHGGYGYTKDQGIEQLYRDNRITPIYEGTNSIQAADLVFRKLVNKNGDIINKYLELINNDCITENEKLKPFIKELKAHLEILSTFTVWIKEKVQNSKDDASAACNDYLKALGFVSIAHAWIKVLEVSFKDYEQNKDFYEDKIQTANFYFKRVLPRAESHFKTATSGSDYIMNFKFS, encoded by the coding sequence ATGCCAAATTATACTGCTCCAGTCGAAGACATGATGTTTCTTTTTGATAAATTAAGAAATAATAAAAATTATAATGATCTTGAAAAGTATAAAGAGGTTAATTCAGAATTAGTAAAAGATATTTTAGAAGAAGCAGCCAAGATTAATCAAAACTTAATATTACCATTAGCAAAATCAGGTGATGAAAACCCAACAGTTCTAGAAAATGGTGTGGTTATAACACCGCCAGGCTATAAAGAAGCTTATTCTAAATATATAGAAGATGGTTGGACTTCACTTTCTTGTGATCCAAAATATGGAGGACAAGGAATGCCAAAAACGGTAAGTGCTTTTTTTGATGAAATGTTATCATCTGCAAGTTTATCATTTAAGCTTTATAGTGAGTTAAGTATTGGTGCATATAATTGTATTTCTCATCACGCCACAGATGAAATAAAAGAAAAGTATCTTCCAAAAATGGTTGAAGGAAAATGGAGTGGCACAATGTGTCTTACAGAGCCAGTTTGTGGAACTGATTTAGGCCTTTTAAAAACAAAAGCTATTGAGCAATCTGATGGAACTTTTAAGTTAAGTGGACAGAAAATTTTTATTACTTCAGGTGATCAAGATCTAACTGAAAATATTATCCACTTAGTTATTGCAAGAGTAGCTGATTCTCCAGCAGGTACAAAAGGAATAAGTTTATTTTTAGTACCTAAATTTTTAGTAAATGAAGATGGATCTATTGGACCTAGAAATGGAGTTTCTACAGGGTCTATAGAAAGTAAAATGGGAATTAAAGGTTCTGCTACATGTGTATTAAATTTTGATGATGCAACCGGTTATATGATTGGATTAAAGAATAAAGGGTTAAATGCAATGTTTACTATGATGAATTTAGAGAGAATAGTTGTAGGAATTCAAGGCTTAGGGATTTCTGAAATTGCCTATCAAAATTCTTTAAGTTACGCAAAAGAACGAAAACAAGGAAAAACAAATAATACAAAATCAACTAATGGTGCAGATTTTATAATTGAACATGCCGATATTAGAAAATCTTTGCTTAATATGAAATCTATTATTGAAGGTGAAAGAGCCTTATGTTTTTGGCTGTCTCAACAAACAGAAGTTAGCCTTTATCACCCAGATGAAAAAATTAAACAAGAAGCATCAGACCTTGTGTCGCTAATGACACCTGTAGTTAAAACGATGTTTAGTGATATGGGAATGGAGATAACAAGTGAAGCTATGCAGGTTCATGGTGGTTATGGGTATACAAAAGACCAAGGAATAGAGCAATTATATAGAGATAATAGAATTACTCCAATTTATGAAGGAACAAATTCAATTCAAGCCGCAGATTTAGTTTTTAGAAAATTAGTAAATAAAAATGGTGATATAATTAACAAATACTTAGAATTGATCAATAATGACTGCATTACAGAAAATGAAAAATTAAAACCTTTTATAAAAGAACTAAAAGCACACCTAGAAATCTTATCTACCTTTACTGTTTGGATCAAAGAAAAAGTACAAAACTCAAAAGATGATGCAAGTGCGGCATGCAATGACTATTTAAAAGCACTGGGGTTTGTGTCCATAGCACATGCGTGGATAAAAGTTTTAGAAGTAAGCTTTAAAGATTACGAACAAAACAAAGACTTTTATGAAGATAAAATACAAACTGCAAATTTTTATTTTAAAAGAGTTTTACCAAGAGCCGAAAGTCATTTTAAAACTGCTACATCAGGAAGTGATTATATAATGAATTTTAAATTCAGTTAA